In Festucalex cinctus isolate MCC-2025b chromosome 17, RoL_Fcin_1.0, whole genome shotgun sequence, the genomic stretch TAAATCGTAATTCATCTTACCAATAGATTTTGCATAAGACATCCAAATGGAGACTGtccaatccactttatttctatagcacatttttttaagcaagcatttccatatataaaaataaaatactaaaaaaaaacaagttaaataaagaatgaaatacattgaaaacaatttaaaaacaaacattaaaaataaataaataaataaaaaatatggagCCTGTCTTCACCTAAGTCTTCACCtaagtgtaaataaaaaaaaataaaaaatgaacttCCTGTATGTTCAGTAGCCAAGTGTCCCAACACATTTTGCCCGTCGTCTCCAGGCAGCGTCGCCAAGCGCTTCCAGAGCATCAACGCTGAGAACACTGAGGAGAACAGGAGGCTGTACCGCCAGCTCCTCTTCACCGCCGACGAGCGCGCCACCCCTTGCATCGGCGGCGTCATCCTCTTCCACGAGACCATGTACCAGAAGACCGACAGCGGCAAGGTGTTCCCCCAGTACCTCAAAGAGAGAGGCATGGTGGTGGGCATCAAGGTCGACAAAGGCGTCGTCCCCCTGGCCGGAACCAACGGCGAGACCACCACTCAGGGTGAGCCCCGATAACAAaccattttggtcattttgaagaAATGACTTCagcaaatgtatttgttttgataAATACGAATGCTTCTTATTTGTTCCAGGTCTGGATGGACTGTATGAGCGCTGCGCTCAGTACAAGAAGGACGGCGCCGACTTTGCCAAATGGCGTTGTGTGCTGAAGATCACCTCCACCACCCCCTCACATCTGGCCATCATTGAGAACGCCAACGTCCTGGCCCGCTATGCCAGCATCTGCCAGATGGTAGGACGGCGACGATTAGTTTCCGTATTTAACGACCTCACGTAATACTCCTCCTTTTCCGCAGCACGGCATCGTGCCCATCGTGGAGCCCGAGATCCTCCCCGATGGCGACCATGACCTGAAGCGCTGCCAGTACGTCACCGAGAAGGTCCTGGCTGCCGTTTACAAGGCTCTGTCGGACCACCATGTCTACCTGGAGGGCACTCTGCTCAAGCCCAACATGGTGACCGCCGGCCACTCCTGCTCCACGAAGTACAGCAACCAGGAGATCGCCATGGCTACCGTTACCGCCCTCCGCCGCACCGTGCCCCCCGCAGTCCCTGGTTCGACAAAACCTCCCTTTTCTAATCCAGGGGTTCTCAAACATGGCTAGATGTTAGGGGTGTCAGTCAAGTAAAATGTTTGATCGTAATGACTTCAATATTTAActtgcgattaatcgcaaattaatcacacattttatatctgttctttaacaagtcaattttaaaaatacaactttattctaaAAAAGACACACATTGgttgtaaaaaaattttttttagcatgacctcttgtttgaaattagacagctcttaatatgaaaagaaaaatgcactgagctgtcaccaatagCGAACAAacacaattatgccatctagtgacagaaaaacgacctcaACACCAATCTCATTGATTTTAGGTCTATCGACTTTGACCAATCAGATGTTACTTCAAATGCGCATTGCTGTCCAATAAGAAAACGGTATCTAGGGGCATTATTAACACTAAATACAATCccctgcacccccccccccccccccaaaaaacaaacaaacaaacaaacaacaacaaccaaataataaaaaataaaatcaagttgaaaattacatttagtttttattttaattcacaaAATGCCGAGAAAAAAATTGTAAGGTTACGATAATAAATTGGATTcgtaatttcaattttttttaacattttttacattttcaagtcATAATAATAAAGTCTAATTTCAGTCATATTTTGACAAGTTAATCTTAAAAAAGATAACCTTATTCTCAAAAAGACGCACCTTTAAAAAGTTAGCACGACTTCATGTTAGAAATTAGaccgctcttaatatgaaaggaaaaatacagagctgtcaccaatatctaacgcaattatgccatctagtggcagaaaaatgacttcaacacCAATCAATGTCACACTTGTTTTGTTCCAGTACATCTatgaattaatattaaattaCTATATCAACGAATTAAAAGATGCAaccatatttttatattaatgaaaaatttggaaaaaatattttatcattttatgGAATGTTAAGggatttttaaaatatgactaAACTTAGACTTTAATATTGTGGCttggaaatttaaaaatattcttgaaattaCTAACccatatttattattgtaacctaacaatttttttgtaggcattttttaaatttctactagggctgcacgatatttggAAACTATGCAATATTgatattattaccatatttaacATACCTTAAGAAATTGCATGatgtaatgaaataaataaggaGGCTCAatgcatctattttttttttattttaaacttgattttattattattattattattattattattattattttaaaagcgATACTGTTTTCCTATTGGATGGCAATGCACATTTGAAGTAGCATCTGATTGGTCAAAATCAGACCTAAAAACATTGAGAGCAATTCTTCCACACACATTTGTACTGCATACCATAATTGCATATCCATTGCCCacaattaactcaaatggttcTTCTCCACTTCCTGCTTAGGCGTCACCTTCTTGTCCGGCGGTCAGAGTGAGGAGGAGGCCTCGGTCAACCTGAACGCCATGAACCAGTGCCCCCTTCACAGGCCCTGGGCCCTGACCTTCTCATACGGACGTGCCCTGCAGGCGTCGGCCCTCAAGGCCTGGGGCGGCAAAAAGGAGAACGGAAAGGCGtgccaggaggagttcatcaagAGAGCTCTGGTGCGTGCTGGCGCAAATATCCGAGCgcaaatatttgattaaaaagtgTACGCAGGAAAACAGGTGATTCATAGTAAAGTAGAAAAGTACAAATGGATTTTTGCgtgttttttctcttttaggCCAACAGCCAGGCGTGCCAGGGGAAATACGCTTCCTCTGGACCCAGCGCTGCTGGCGGAGAGTCCCTGTTTGTGGCTAACCACGCTTATTAAAAAGCAAATCACCACGTTCACCCTCTCACACTTGATTGTGCTCGTCACCTCTCGGTTGACAGTGAGAGCGGGGAAAGCTCCTCTAGGTTGTCGCAAGCGGAAGATTTGCCTCCATTCCCTTGACCTTAACGCCGAATCACACCTTTTCTCAGGTGATTATTCCCACACTGTTTTTACACAAGTTGGACGACTTTTCATTGGATCGATTCCATCATGCGCAGTGATGTCATTGATAGCGGTTCAGTGGAATAAAGTGTTTACCCTTCTGTGTTGTGTTGACTTCCTTTTTGGGATGTGTGTGGTCTTATGTGGCCCCCTGGTGGCGCTGAGAAAAAAATTCCCTGGTTtagataaataaacaaaggtgtgtttttttcaagtgaatcaacaccaattttggactaattaactcattcactgccattgacggaaaacgacgtcaaatgatgcatttttgctaggctggcagtgaatgtgttaagtgaTGTTTGATCACAGCAGGTGGATGACAATTACCATGAGTCTAAATTTGGCATCGATGCAGTGACATTTGAAAATTACAACCAAGGTAATTATGACATATTTAACTGCTCACCTCACTTGGCAGTGTTTCTACATGATGATTGACACAAAAATTAATTGGGCGTTGAGCTTTGTTACGTAAGCTTTGTTACATCACTGCATTAAGAGCGACAATGACACCGTGAATTTAATATTCAAGTTTCCTTGTTGACACACTTGGCTCAAGGAAGATCTTTCTACTGTGGTTAATAACACAGTATCATGAACGAATGTTCATTGTTAATGTTacgttatattttatttaattatttaaatgcacatttttctttATAATATGTTCTGATATAATATGTTTagtctaaaaaatattttgtttaattttgcatttatgGAATGTGAATTAAGAAGTattttcaacattcaacaaaatgaaaaatataatttatttttattaaa encodes the following:
- the aldoab gene encoding aldolase a, fructose-bisphosphate, b — its product is MPHAYPFLTPEQKKELSDIAHRIVATGKGILAADESTGSVAKRFQSINAENTEENRRLYRQLLFTADERATPCIGGVILFHETMYQKTDSGKVFPQYLKERGMVVGIKVDKGVVPLAGTNGETTTQGLDGLYERCAQYKKDGADFAKWRCVLKITSTTPSHLAIIENANVLARYASICQMHGIVPIVEPEILPDGDHDLKRCQYVTEKVLAAVYKALSDHHVYLEGTLLKPNMVTAGHSCSTKYSNQEIAMATVTALRRTVPPAVPGVTFLSGGQSEEEASVNLNAMNQCPLHRPWALTFSYGRALQASALKAWGGKKENGKACQEEFIKRALANSQACQGKYASSGPSAAGGESLFVANHAY